Sequence from the Fusobacterium periodonticum ATCC 33693 genome:
GTCAAATTTCACTATACCAACTTTAATATTTTGTGCCTTTAAACTTTCTATTGTTTTAATAATAAGTGAAGTCTTTCCTGATGAAGGTGGTCCTGATACTGTTATAAGTTTCATTATTCTCCTGCTCCTTCCTTAAATGTTTCTTCACATTTTTTAATTAATTCTCCCATATCATTTGAATAGATAAAGTCCCAACCAACCCAAAGCATTGGTCTACCATTTACAGGATTTTTTACTTCTGGGTGTACACTTGGGAATAGCCCTTGATTAGCTAGAGTATCTCCAACTGCTTTTCCACTCATAAATTTAATAACTTTTTCTAATTCTTTTGCCTTTGATGCCTTAGTTAACATAAATATTGGAGATATAATTGCTCCTTCTTTTGGCCATATAACTTCTTTTGGTCCTTTTTCTGGTACCATCTTAGAGAAGAAATAAGGCATTATTGTTACAACTGGCTCTTTTGCTTCAACCATTTGTGCAGGGTGTAAGTTGGAAAGTAAAGATTGTCCTAAACTTTTTACACCTTCAAAACCATATAATTTATAAATATGAATTAATATTGAGTTGAATAAGTCAAAATCTGCTATTGGTAATGAAACAGATTTTGCAAATTCAGGTTTTAATAAATCTCCCCAAGATCTTGGAACTTCTCTACCATCTAGAGCTGCCTTATTAACTATAAATATAGCTGGTACAACTCCTATCATAGAATAATCTCCATGTGGGTCTTTTAAGTGAATATTTTCATTATCAAAATCTGTATTGTATTTTTCAATACCTGTCATATCCTTAAATATACCTTGTTCTTTAAATTTTCCCATTAAATCTTTATCAAAGAATAAGTCAAAACCAGCTGAAATAAACATATCTGCTAATTTATCTATATCATTTTTATCTATTACTTCATCTTTTATCCAACCAAGCCCTGAGTAAGCAGCTTTTAATTCATATTTAACTTTTATATCTTTGTTATCTGCTAAGTATTTTTCAAAACCTTCTAATAAAGGAATTCTAACTGGGCAAGGTAAAAGTCCCATAAGTGACGCTTCTTTAACTCCTTCATCTTCTCTTTCAACAGAAGCTATTGCTTGTTGTAACATTGGAATAAAAGCATCTACATCTTCTTTTTTTATCATCATTGCTTTTTCTAAAGTGATTCCTTGTTCCTCTAACTTTTGTAAAACTGCAGGATTATCTAATCCTTTAAATCCAATATTTGCAAAAACTGGAATTGTTTCTGGATATTTCTCCACTATTGATTTTATTGACATTGATTTACTTATATACATTCTAACCTCTCCTTTTAGATATCAATCTATATTTTATTTTTCATTTCTTTATTATTTTAGTAAATTATACTCCTTTTGTAAACTATTTTCTGTAACATATGTTACAAAATATAAAAAAATAAGAATCAACTTCTTTTGGTAAAGAAATTAATTCTTATTTAAATGTTTAGTTAATTATCTAGAGAACGGATTCTTTCTTCTATTTCTTCAATATCTTCTTTTATATATTCATCTAAAGTCCCTTGTTTAATAACAGAATCTCTAGCTGAGTCTAAATATTTTTGTGCATTTTCTTTGTCACCTATTCCTATATAGCAATAGGCAAGCTCAAAATCTTCTCCATCTACTTCATCTTTTTCAGCTAATGATATCTGTCTTGATTCCAAAAGAACCTCTATTGCTTCTTCATATCTTTCTAAGGCTCTTAAACAGTTCCCCATAGAATATAGATACCAATTATCATTTTTTTCAGCATATGCTTTTCTAAAATAATCTAATGCTTCTTCATATCTATCTAAGTTAAACAATGTACAAGCCATCATTTCAAAAATCCAAGCATCTTTTCTTCCTAATTTCATAGCTTTTTCAAAATGTTCTAATGCTTCTTTAGATGTTTCAGGATTCTGTCCTAATTGATAGCCCATTTCTGAATGTAGCCATTCATCATCTCTTCCTAGTTCTTTTGCTTTATTTAGATGTTTAAGAGCTACATCTATTTTTGGCTCATCTAATTTACCATAAAACCAAGCTAGTTCAGAATTTATAATAATTTTTCTATCAATATCATCTTCTCCAACCATAGTTAAAGACTTTTTCAATCTTTCAATTCCTTCATTAACTTTTCCACTTCTCCCTAAGTTTATAGCTATCTCAGTATTAATCCATTCATCATTTTTATCCAATTTCTCAGCTTTTATTAAAAATGAAAGTGCTTCTTCATATTTTTCCATACAACCATAAATAACACCAAGTTCTGATAATACATGTACATCATTTCTATCTAATTCATAGGCAATCAATGCATATTCAAGTGCTTTTTCATAATCTTCTAAATTTTGATAGCAAAGTGTCATTTCTACATTTATCCAAACATCTTTTCTACCAAGTTCTTTTGCTTTATTTAGATATTCAAGAGCTTTTTCAAAGTTCCATAAGTGACGATAACACCAACCAAGTTGACTATAAATAAATTCTAAATTTCCTTCATCTTCTACCTCTAAACTCAAAACATATTCAAATTTTTCAATAGCTTCTTCATATTTTCCTTGTGCAGATAAACTGTAGGCTAACTCAGAAAGCGTCCACTTATCATCTTTATTTCTAGCTAATTGTTTTCTAAGTATTTCCTCAGCTTTTGTATACTCTTTATACTTATTATATAACCATGCTAGGAAAGAATCTGCTTCCATAATTCCTTTTTCATCATAGCTATATTTTCTACTTTCAAGAGCATATTCTATGGCTTTTTCTGAATTTCCATTTTTATTTTCAAGTTTTGATAAATTTGCATATGTTATTATTAAAAGATCACAAATAGTATTGTCATGAGGATTTAATTCATATGCTTTTAAAAGACACTTTTTAGCACTAATAAAATCTTTTAAGAAAAAGTAAGAATAACCTACTCTCCAATTCCAAAGTGCAGTGTTTCCTTCTTCATTTTCTATACTTTTTAATATTTCTAAGCCTTTTTGATAATTTCCCACATTATTATAAGCTCTTCCTAATTCCCCTATTAATTCTGTATCTAATTGTTCAGTTGGCAAAGCTTCAATTAAGTTTATTATTTCTTGATGATTTTTTGTTTCAATTAATCTTTCAATTTTTTCTAATAATTTTTCTTTCAAAATCTTCACCTCTTATATTTTTTTTATTTATCATAGCATTTATACAATTTTTTTATATAAGAAATGTACTCAGTAGCAAACTATTTTTTACTTTTTATAAATTTATTTAATTGAAAAGTTGATCTAGAGAAAGTATTCCTTTTTCTATTTCTTTAATTTTAGCTTCTATGATATCATTTACAGCTCCACGTTCAGTTATAGAATCTCTAGCTGAATCTAAATATTTTTGAGCATTTTCTTTGTCACCTATTCCTATATAGCAATAAGCAAGTTCAAAATCTTCACCATCTACAACATCATTTTTATCTATTGATATCTGTCTTGATTCTAAAAGAACTTTTATAGCTTCTTCGTATCTTTCTAAACCTCTTAAACATCTACCCATAGAATATAGATACCAACTATCATTATTTAAGTCATAAGCATTTCTAAATGAATCTAAGGCTTCTTGATATCTGTTTAAATCTAGTAAAACTATTCCTCTCATCTCAAAAATCCAAGCATCATTTCTTCCCAATTCCATAGCTCTATCAAAATGTTCTAGTGATTCTTTTCTTGCTTCAGGATTATAGCCTAATTGATATCCAATTTCTGAATGTAGCCATTGGTCATCTCTTCCTAGTTCTTTTGCTATATTTAGATATTTAAGAGCTTCTTCTGGTTGCGGTTCTTCTAATCTTCCATAAAGCCAAGCTATTTCAGAATTTATAAAAATTCTTTGATTAATATCCTCTTCACTAACCATAGCTAGAGATTTATGTAATCTTTCAATTCCTTCACTAGTTTTTCCACTTCTACCTAAGTTCGTAGCTATTTCAGTATTAATCCATTCATCATCTCTTCCTAATTCTTCAGCTCTCAATAAAAATGGAAGTCCATCTTCATATTTCCCCATATAGTCATAAAACCAACCAACTTGTGACAATGAACGTATATCATCTCTATCCAATTCATAAGCTATTAATGCATATTCAAGTGCTTTTTCATAATCTCCTAGTTTCTCATAACATACTGATATTTCTGTATTTAGCCAAATATCATTTCTTCCAAATTCCTTTGCTTGATTCTGGCATTCAAGTGCTTTTTCATAATCTTCTAATTGACGATAACACCAACCAAGTTGACTATAAATATATGCCTCATCTTTTTCCTCATCATCTAAATTTAAAGCATATTTATATTTTTCAATTGCTTCTTCATATCTATCCAAACCTGCTAAACAAGCACCATATTCTTCATTAAGCCAAGCATCATCTCTTCCAAGTTTTACTGCTTTTTTTATATATTTTAATCCTTCTTCATATTGCCCTAAACCATCATAAATCCAAGCTATATCTGACATAAGATAAGGATCTTTTTTATTATCTTTTTCAGCTATTAAATAGAATTCTAATGCCTTTTTCATATCTCCTTTTTTCTTATAGCAATGTCCTATTTCATCATTTATCCAAGCATCATTTCTACCCCATTTTTTAGCTTGTGTAAAAGCTTCTATAGCTTCTTCATATTTTTCTAGATTTCTACTGCACAAACCAAGTTGAGTATAAATATATCCTGTCTCTTTTTCTTCATCTTCAACTTCTAAGGCATGATTTAGTTTTCCAATTGCTTCTTCATATCTATTAAGTTTTGATAAGCAATAAGCATATTCTGTGTTTGTCCAAGAATCATCTACCCCAATTTTTTCTAATCTTTGTAAAAATTTTAATGCTTCTTCATGTTTTCCTAAATTATTATAAAGCCAAGCTATATCTGATATTGAATAAGTATCTTCTTCATCTAGTTCAACAGCCATTAAATAATATTTTAGAGCCTCTTCTTTTTTATCTAGATTTTTATAACATGTTGCAATTTTTTGGTAAAGCCATCCCTCATCTTCTTCATAATCTTTCACAGCAAGAAAGTATTCTAATGCCTCTTCATATTTTCCTTGTCCAGATAAACAATAACCTAACTCAGAAAGTACCCATTCATCTTCTTTATTTTTAGCTAAGATAGATCTAAGTATTTCTTCAGCTTTTGTATAATCCATAGATTTATCATATAACCAAGCTATTAATGTCTCTGAGTCTAGTTCAGATTCATCATTTCTAACATATTTCCTACTTTCAAAAGCATATTCAAGTGCTTTTATAGAATTTCCTTTTTTATCTTCATTTCTTGCTAAAGATAGATATACTCCTACTAAGAAGTTACAAACATCTTCATCATCTGGATCTAATTCATATGCTTTTAAAAAATGTTTTTTTGCATTAACATAGTCTTCTAAGAAAAAGTAAGAATAACCTACTCTCCAATTCCAAAGTGCAGTATCTCCTACTTCTGATTCTATACTTTTTAATATTTCTAAACCTTTTTTATAATTTTCTATATTATTATAAGCTCTTCCTAATTCCCCTATTAAGTCTGTATCTAATTGTTCTTTGGGTAACCCTTCTATTAAGTCTATTATTTCTTTATATTTTTCTGCTTCATGTAATTTTCCTATTTTTTCTAATAATTCTTTTTTCAAAATCTTCACCTCTTATATTTTAATTTTTTCTTATTTATCATAGCATTTATATAATTTTTTTTATGTAACATATGTTACAAATAAAAATAAGAATCAACCTCTTTTTTGTAAAGAAATCAATTCTTATTATAAAAATTTTTTTTAATTGAAAAGTTGATCTAGAGAAAGTATTCCTTTTTCTATTTCTTCAATTTTTTCTTTCATATAATCATTTAAAACTCCTCTTTGAGTAACAGAGTCTCTAGCTGAGTCTAAATATTTTTGTGCATTTTCTTTGTCACCTATTCCAATATAGCAATAAGCAAGTTCAAAATCTTCTCCATCTACTACATCTTCTTCAGCTAATGATATTTGTCTTGACTCTAAAAGAATTTCTATAGCTTCTTCATATCTTTCTAAGCCTCTTAAACATCTTCCCATAGAATACAAATACCAACCATTATTATCTTCAGTATAAGCTTTTCTAAATGAATCTAAGGCTTCTTCATATCTTTTTAAATCTAGTAAAACTATTCCTTTCACCTCAAAAATCCAAGCATCACTTCTTCCTAATTCTATAGCTCTCTCAAAATGTTCTAGTGCTTCTTCAGATTTTTCAGGATCATAGCCTAATTGATAACCAAGTTGTGAATGTAGCCATGCATCATCTCTTCCTAGTTCTTTTGCTATATTTAAGTATTTAATTGCCTCTTCTGGTTGAGGTTCTTCTAAATTTCCATAAAGCCAAGCCATTTCAGAATTTATAAAGATTCTTTGACTAATATTATCATCATCAACCATAGTCAAAGATTTATTTAATCTTTCTATTGCTTCTTTAATTTTTCCATTTCTGCCTAAATTTAAAGCTATTTCAGTATTAAGCCATTCATCATCTCTTCCTAATTCTTCTGCTCTCAATAAAAATGGTAGTCCATCATCATATTTATCCATACAATCATAGATCCAACCAACTTCTGATAATGAACGTATATCATCTCTGTCTAAATCATAAGCTATTAATGCGTAGTCAAGTGCTTTTTCATAATCTCCTAAATTTTCATAACACATTGCTATTTCAACATTTATCCAGGCATCATTTCTACCCTCTTCTTTAGATTTTATATGATAATCAAGTGCTTTTTCATAATTACCTAATTGACGATTACACCAACCAAGTTGACTATAGATAAAAGCTAAGTCTTTTTCTTCATCTTCTAAACTTAAAGCATAGTCAAACTTTTCTATAGCTTCTTCATATTTATTTAAACCTGCTAAACAAGAAGCATGTTCTACATTTATCCAAGCATCTTTTCTTCCAAGTCTTATTGCTTTTTTTATATATTTTAGCCCTTCTTCATATTGACCTAAATTATCATAAAACCAGGCTATATCTGAGATAATATAAGGATCTTTTTTATCAAACTTTTCAGCTTGTAAATTACATTCTAATGCCTTTTCTATATCATCTTTTAATCTATAGCAATATCCTAATTCTACATTTATCCAGGCATCATTTCTACCCCATTTTTTAGCCTGATTAAAAGCTTCTATAGCTTCATCATACTCTTTTAAATTTCTTTTACAAAATCCTAATTGGCTATAAATATATGCCGTATCTTTTCCTTCATCCTCTACTTCTAAAGCACGATTGATTCTTTCAATTGCTTCTTCATATCTTTTAAGTCTTGATAGACAAAATCCAAATTCAGTATTTGTCCATGCATCATTTTCTTCTCCAAGTTCATCAAGTCTTTCTAAATATTTCAATGCTTCTTCATATTTTCCAAAAGAATCATAAAGCCAAGCTATATCTGATAATGAATACTTATCTTCCTCATCCAGTTCAACTGCTTTTAAATAATATTTTAGTGCTTCTTCTCTGTTATCTAAATTCTTATAACATATCCCTATTCTTCTATAAGTCCATGCATCTTCCTTATTTATTTTTTCTGCAGCAAAAAAATATTCTAATGCCTCTTCATATTTTTCTTGTTCAGATAAACAATAGCCTAACTCAGCAAGTGTCCATTCATCTTCTTTATTTCTAGCTAACTGATTGCTAAGTATTTCTTCAGCCTTTGTATATTCTTCATATCTATCATATAACCAAGCTAGAAATGAATCTGTTTCTACCCTTCCTTCTTCATCATAGACATATTTTTTACTTTCAAGAGTATACTCTATAGCTTTTTCTGAATTTCCATTTTTATTTTCAAGTTTTGCTAAGTTTGTATATGTTGCTATTAAAAAATCACAAGTATCATTGTCATCAGGATCTAATTCATATGCTTTTAAAAAACATTTTTCTGCATTTACAAAATCATCTAAGAAAAAATAAGAATAGCCAGCTCTCCAATTCCAAAGGAAACTATGTCCTTCTTCAAATTCAATAGTTTTTAATAACTCTAAACCTTTTGCATAGTTTTCTACATTATTATAGGCTCTTGCTAACTGTCCTATTAAGTCTGTATTTAATTGCTCAGCTGGCAAAGCTTCTATTAAATCTATTATTTCTTGATATTTTTCTGCTTCATGTAATTTTCCTATTTTTTCTAATAATTCTTCTTTCAAAATCTTCACCTCTTATTTTATATTTTATTTATTAAATTTTCTAACTCTGTTAAAGTACTCTCATATTTATCCATATATTCTTTTGCAAATTCTAGATATTTTTCAGCATTCTTTCTATCTTTTAGTTCTATAAAGCAACGAACAAGTTCTATGTCCTCTACATCTGTTAACTCTTCTTCTTGTTCTGAGATTTCTCTTAACTCTAAAAGAATTTCTATTGCCTCTTCATATTTTTTTAGACTCATTAATGCCTTGGATCTATCATATAAATACTGTGTATTTAAACTATACTTAAAAGCATTTTTGAAAGCTTTTTCAGCTTCTTCATAGTTAGCAAACATATCCATATATATTTGTCCTAGTGAGCCCCAAAGACTAGAATTCAGATCATTTGTTTTTATTTCATTTTGAAAATATTTTAAAGCTTCCTCTTTCCCAATAGTTTTTTCTAAATTAATCCATAGGTGTATATGTATCCAATTATCATTTCTTCCTAAATCTTTTGCTATGTAAAAATAATTTAAAGCTTCTTCTGAATTTTCTAAAAGTTCATAAAGATAAGCTATTTCAGAATTGATAAAAATTTTTTTATTAATATTTTCTGTATCTTCTACTTCAATTAGTTTTAATGCTTTTTTAAGTCTTTCAAGCCCTTCTTCTGCTCTTTTAAGCTTTCCTAAACATTGTCCAATTTCAGTGTTAAGCCACTCATCATCCCTACCTAATTTTTCAGCTTCCAAGAGATATTTTAAACCCTGTTCAAAATCTCTAATTTCATTACATATCCAGCCACATTCAGAATAAATCCATATATTTGCATTAGTAACATCTTCTTTTACTTTTCCTATAAATGATAAATTTGTGTTAAGAGCATTTTCAAAATCCTCTAAATTTATATAAGCTCTACTTAGTACACTGATTAACTTCATATCAAGTTTATCTTCTGGTAAGTTTTTAATTTCTTTTACAATTTTTTCAAATTCACCATTTTCTTGTAAACTATAAATTTTTTTCCAAAATTTTTCATCCATACTTTACCTCTTATAGACTTTAAAGATTTTTTAGAATTTTATTTTTCAATTAGAGTATATAATTTTTATAGAGTTTTTTATGTAACATTTGTTACATAATAATTCTAACATACTTTTTGTTTTAAGACTATTTAATATTTTTTAAAATTAGAGTAAAATATACATAATAATTAAGGACTTGAGGTGAAAAAAGGACTTGAGGTGAAAAAATGTATAAACATGTATTTGGACCTGTTCCATCAAGAAGATTAGGTATATCTTTGGGAGTTGATTTAGTTGTAAGTAAAAGTTGTAATCTTAATTGTATTTTTTGTGAGTGTGGAGCAACTAAAAAAATTCAACTAGAAAGACAAAAATTTAAAAATATGAATGAAATACTTGAAGAAATATCAGCTGTATTGAAAGATATAAAGCCTGACTATATAACATTTTCTGGAAGTGGTGAACCCACTTTAAGTTTGGATTTAGGTAATATTTCTAGAGCTATAAAAGAAGATTTAAAATATCAAGGTAAGATTTGTTTAATTACTAATAGCTTACTTCTAGCAGATGAAAACCTTATGAAAGAGTTAGAATATATAGATTTAATTGTTCCTACTTTAAATACATTGACTCAGGATATTTTTGAAAAAATTGTTAGACCTGATTACAGAACAAGTGTGGAAGAAATAAGAAAGGGCTTCATCAATCTAAATAAATCTAACTATAAAGGAAAAATTTGGATAGAAATTTTTATTCTTGAAAATGTTAATGACAGTGATGAAAATTTTGTAAATATAGCTAATTTTTTAAAATCTGAAAAGATTAGATATGATAAAATTCAATTGAATACTATTGATAGAGTGGGAGCAGAAAGAGATTTAAAAGCTATAAGTTTTGAAAAAATTTCAAGAGCTAAGAAGATTTTAGAGGAAAATGGACTAAACAATATAGAAATAATTAAGAGCCTAGGCGAACTTGAAGAAGATAAAAAAATTCAAGTAAATCAAGAACTTTTAGATAATATGAAACAGAAAAGATTATATCAAGAAGAAGAAATTGATAAGATTTTTAAAAAAAATTAATTTTTTTAAAAAAAGTTGTTGACAAAGTTTTTGTTATAGTGTATCATAGTTGATGTCCTTGAATGACACAAGCCGCTTTAGCTCATCTGGTAGAGCAACTGACTTGTAATCAGTAGGTGATTGGTTCGACTCCGATAAGCGGCACCAGTGCCCCGTTCGTTCAGTGGTTAGGACATCAGATTTTCACTCTGGAAACAGGGGTTCAATTCCCCTACGGGGTACCATTACAATTAAATACAGATGGTTGGGTTCCCGAGCGGTCAAAGGGATCAGACTGTAAATCTGACGGCTCAGCCTTCGAAGGTTCGAATCCTTCCCCAACCACCATCTAAAAACAATCAACTACACTTCGGTGTAGCTTTTTTATTTTTTATACTTTGTGATATAATATTAAAGAAAGCTAAAAAATAAGAAAATGGTGATCGTATAGCTATGGAAAAGATATTTGAATATGCAAGAAAGAATAATATTTCAGACATACATATAATTGAAGATGAAAAAATATATTTTAGAAAAGATGGAGAAATAGTAGCATATGATGATGTTCAAACTCTTAGTAGAGAAGATATCTTAAAAATTTGTTCAGAAAGATTTGAAGAAGACTTTGCCTATACAGATTCTAAAGGGCAAAGATATAGAATAAATTCTTTTCTTACTAAAGGAAAATTAGCTTTAGTTATAAGAGTAATTAATGATGAAGCTATAAAGTTAAAAGGTGAATTTATAAATAAAGTTATTGATGAAAAAATCTTAGCTTTAAAAGATGGCTTAGTCTTAATAAGTGGAATTACTGGAAGTGGTAAATCTACAACTCTTGCTAATATAGTAGAAAAGTTTAATGAGAATAAGAAAATTAAAATCTTAACAATAGAAGATCCCATTGAATATATTTTTGAGAATAAAAAATCTTTAATTATACAAAGAGAATTAGGAAAAGATGTTGAAAGTTTTGAAAAAGCTTTAAAAAGTTCTCTAAGACAGGATCCAGATATCATTGTCCTAGGTGAAATAAGAGATGAAGAAAGTCTATTCTCAGCTTTAAAATTAGCTGAAACTGGACATCTAGTTTTTTCTACTCTGCATACTATGAATGCTGTTGAAAGTATAAACAGACTTATTTCTATGTCAAAATCTGATAAAAGAGATTTTGTAAGAGAACAACTAGCTTCTGTTTTGAGATTTGTCTTTTCTCAAGAGCTATATAGAGATAAGAAAACTAAAGAAGTTAAAGCTATTTTTGAAATTTTAAATAATACTAAAGCTGTGGCAAATTTAATTGCCAATAATAAATTAAATCAAATTCCAAGCCTTATTGAAAGTGGAATTGAAAACTATATGATAACAAAGGAAAAATATTTTAAGAAAATAGAAATAGAGAGTGATTAAACTGTTAATAGAAACGAATGTAGAAATAAATTTAAGGAGTATAGAAGAATTTACTAGAGTAATGGCTTCTGAGCTTCTTGAAGATAAAATTCTTTTTGATATCCAAAGAGAAGAAAATTTAATTAAGATAAAAGTAAGCTCTGAAAACTTAAATAAGAATACAGAATTTTCATATATAGATTTAGAGAACAAGATAGAAGACCAAATTTTAACTATGTGTAAAATAAGTCTATTAAAACTTTTAAATAAAAATTATGCTTGGGGTTCTCTTATGGGAGTACGTCCAACTAAAGTTTTAAGGAGACTTTTAATCAATGGCTGTGACTATGAAGAAGCTAGAAAGATTTTAAAAGATTTTTATTTAGTAACAGATGATAAAATAAGTCTTATGGAAACTGTTGTTAAAAAAGAGTTGGAACTCCTAGATAAAGAACATATAAATCTATATGTTGGTATACCTTTTTGTCCAACTAAATGTAAGTACTGTTCCTTTGCTTCCTATGAAATAAGTGGTGGAGTTGGAAGATTCTATAATGATTTTGTAGAGGCACTTTTAAAAGAAATTCAAATAATAGGAGATTTCCTAAAAACATATAATAAGAAAGTTTCTTCTATATATTTTGGTGGTGGAACTCCAAGTACATTGACAGAAACAGATTTAGAAAGAGTTTTAAAGAAATTACTTGAAAATATAGATATGTCTGATGTAAAAGAATTCACTTTTGAAGCAGGTAGAGAAGATTCTTTAAACATTGAAAAATTAGAAATAATGAAAAAATACTCTGTGGATAGAATAAGTTTAAATCCACAGTCATTTAATTTAGAAACTTTGAAAAGAGTCAACAGAAGATTTGACAGAGAAAATTTTGACTTAATATTTAAAGAAGCTAAAAATCTAGGTTTTATCATAAATATGGATTTAATAATAGGTTTACCTGAAGAAACAACAGAAGAAATTTTAGATACTTTAGCTCAATTAAATGCCTATGATATAGATAATTTAACTATACATTGTTTAGCATTTAAGAGAGCTTCAAAACTTTTTAAAGAAAGCCAAGAAAGAAACTCTATAGATAGAGCCTTAATTGAGGAGCATATACAAGAGATAGTTAAAGAAAAAGAAATGAAACCTTACTATATGTATAGACAGAAAAATATCATTGAGTGGGGAGAAAATATTGGCTATTCTAAAGAAGGAAAAGAAAGTATTTTCAATATTGAAATGATAGAAGAAAATCAAAATACTATGGCACTAGGTGGAGGTGGTATAAGCAAGATTGTTATTGAAGAAAGAAATGGTATAGACTATATTGAAAGATATGTAAACCCAAAAGATCCTGCCCTATATATAAGGGAATTAGATAAAAGATGTAAGGAAAAAATAGAGATGTTTAAGAAGGAGAAGATATGAAAAAGATTATAAGCTTTTTACTATT
This genomic interval carries:
- a CDS encoding tetratricopeptide repeat protein, with the translated sequence MKEKLLEKIERLIETKNHQEIINLIEALPTEQLDTELIGELGRAYNNVGNYQKGLEILKSIENEEGNTALWNWRVGYSYFFLKDFISAKKCLLKAYELNPHDNTICDLLIITYANLSKLENKNGNSEKAIEYALESRKYSYDEKGIMEADSFLAWLYNKYKEYTKAEEILRKQLARNKDDKWTLSELAYSLSAQGKYEEAIEKFEYVLSLEVEDEGNLEFIYSQLGWCYRHLWNFEKALEYLNKAKELGRKDVWINVEMTLCYQNLEDYEKALEYALIAYELDRNDVHVLSELGVIYGCMEKYEEALSFLIKAEKLDKNDEWINTEIAINLGRSGKVNEGIERLKKSLTMVGEDDIDRKIIINSELAWFYGKLDEPKIDVALKHLNKAKELGRDDEWLHSEMGYQLGQNPETSKEALEHFEKAMKLGRKDAWIFEMMACTLFNLDRYEEALDYFRKAYAEKNDNWYLYSMGNCLRALERYEEAIEVLLESRQISLAEKDEVDGEDFELAYCYIGIGDKENAQKYLDSARDSVIKQGTLDEYIKEDIEEIEERIRSLDN
- a CDS encoding ABC transporter substrate-binding protein, whose amino-acid sequence is MYISKSMSIKSIVEKYPETIPVFANIGFKGLDNPAVLQKLEEQGITLEKAMMIKKEDVDAFIPMLQQAIASVEREDEGVKEASLMGLLPCPVRIPLLEGFEKYLADNKDIKVKYELKAAYSGLGWIKDEVIDKNDIDKLADMFISAGFDLFFDKDLMGKFKEQGIFKDMTGIEKYNTDFDNENIHLKDPHGDYSMIGVVPAIFIVNKAALDGREVPRSWGDLLKPEFAKSVSLPIADFDLFNSILIHIYKLYGFEGVKSLGQSLLSNLHPAQMVEAKEPVVTIMPYFFSKMVPEKGPKEVIWPKEGAIISPIFMLTKASKAKELEKVIKFMSGKAVGDTLANQGLFPSVHPEVKNPVNGRPMLWVGWDFIYSNDMGELIKKCEETFKEGAGE
- a CDS encoding tetratricopeptide repeat protein, translated to MKKELLEKIGKLHEAEKYKEIIDLIEGLPKEQLDTDLIGELGRAYNNIENYKKGLEILKSIESEVGDTALWNWRVGYSYFFLEDYVNAKKHFLKAYELDPDDEDVCNFLVGVYLSLARNEDKKGNSIKALEYAFESRKYVRNDESELDSETLIAWLYDKSMDYTKAEEILRSILAKNKEDEWVLSELGYCLSGQGKYEEALEYFLAVKDYEEDEGWLYQKIATCYKNLDKKEEALKYYLMAVELDEEDTYSISDIAWLYNNLGKHEEALKFLQRLEKIGVDDSWTNTEYAYCLSKLNRYEEAIGKLNHALEVEDEEKETGYIYTQLGLCSRNLEKYEEAIEAFTQAKKWGRNDAWINDEIGHCYKKKGDMKKALEFYLIAEKDNKKDPYLMSDIAWIYDGLGQYEEGLKYIKKAVKLGRDDAWLNEEYGACLAGLDRYEEAIEKYKYALNLDDEEKDEAYIYSQLGWCYRQLEDYEKALECQNQAKEFGRNDIWLNTEISVCYEKLGDYEKALEYALIAYELDRDDIRSLSQVGWFYDYMGKYEDGLPFLLRAEELGRDDEWINTEIATNLGRSGKTSEGIERLHKSLAMVSEEDINQRIFINSEIAWLYGRLEEPQPEEALKYLNIAKELGRDDQWLHSEIGYQLGYNPEARKESLEHFDRAMELGRNDAWIFEMRGIVLLDLNRYQEALDSFRNAYDLNNDSWYLYSMGRCLRGLERYEEAIKVLLESRQISIDKNDVVDGEDFELAYCYIGIGDKENAQKYLDSARDSITERGAVNDIIEAKIKEIEKGILSLDQLFN
- a CDS encoding tetratricopeptide repeat protein, coding for MKEELLEKIGKLHEAEKYQEIIDLIEALPAEQLNTDLIGQLARAYNNVENYAKGLELLKTIEFEEGHSFLWNWRAGYSYFFLDDFVNAEKCFLKAYELDPDDNDTCDFLIATYTNLAKLENKNGNSEKAIEYTLESKKYVYDEEGRVETDSFLAWLYDRYEEYTKAEEILSNQLARNKEDEWTLAELGYCLSEQEKYEEALEYFFAAEKINKEDAWTYRRIGICYKNLDNREEALKYYLKAVELDEEDKYSLSDIAWLYDSFGKYEEALKYLERLDELGEENDAWTNTEFGFCLSRLKRYEEAIERINRALEVEDEGKDTAYIYSQLGFCKRNLKEYDEAIEAFNQAKKWGRNDAWINVELGYCYRLKDDIEKALECNLQAEKFDKKDPYIISDIAWFYDNLGQYEEGLKYIKKAIRLGRKDAWINVEHASCLAGLNKYEEAIEKFDYALSLEDEEKDLAFIYSQLGWCNRQLGNYEKALDYHIKSKEEGRNDAWINVEIAMCYENLGDYEKALDYALIAYDLDRDDIRSLSEVGWIYDCMDKYDDGLPFLLRAEELGRDDEWLNTEIALNLGRNGKIKEAIERLNKSLTMVDDDNISQRIFINSEMAWLYGNLEEPQPEEAIKYLNIAKELGRDDAWLHSQLGYQLGYDPEKSEEALEHFERAIELGRSDAWIFEVKGIVLLDLKRYEEALDSFRKAYTEDNNGWYLYSMGRCLRGLERYEEAIEILLESRQISLAEEDVVDGEDFELAYCYIGIGDKENAQKYLDSARDSVTQRGVLNDYMKEKIEEIEKGILSLDQLFN